A single window of Aspergillus puulaauensis MK2 DNA, chromosome 5, nearly complete sequence DNA harbors:
- a CDS encoding uncharacterized protein (COG:L;~EggNog:ENOG410PGPZ;~InterPro:IPR021109,IPR000477,IPR000953,IPR036397, IPR012337,IPR041577,IPR043502,IPR041588,IPR001584, IPR016197,IPR043128;~PFAM:PF17917,PF13650,PF17919,PF00078,PF17921, PF00665;~go_function: GO:0003676 - nucleic acid binding [Evidence IEA];~go_process: GO:0015074 - DNA integration [Evidence IEA]) encodes MHSDPFLLDVIVGQVGVATTMIDTGCLTYGAVSEVFVNKHGLHTLQINPVPIKGIGGSKYVSRVLQTRIDVGTHTEHGAHFYVIPGSLLGVDLMLGLPWIKQHDGRLEPKRGRLYLRSTGARLKNTVLHKPKRLGIVEISAAAVQCHIRRQKKKPGTAAQIFSATLQDIDKALRIKEKPDPQKTLPPQYHEFLSLFEPNNASTLPPHRGPGMDHSIELIKQPDGKDPEVPWGPLYNMSREELIVLRKELTELLDKNFIRVSSSSAAAPVLFVKKPGGGLRFCVDYRALNALTRKDRYPLPLIRETLNQVGRAKWFTKLDVSAAFHKIRITKGQEWLTAFRTRYGLFEWLVTPFGLANAPSTFQKYINWALREYLDEFCSAYLDDVLIFTDGSLDQHRKHVYKTLNKLQEAGLYLDIKKYEFECTKTKYLGFVIEAGKGVAMDPEKVEAIQGWEAPTTVRGVRSFLGFANFYRQFIPKFSQLTKPLTDLTHKGMAYQWTKEHQQCFQQLKDLFIQGPVLAPFNPTYRTVVETDSSGYCSGGTLSQYHPDGQLHPCAYFSKRHAPAECNYEIHDKELLAVIRCLEAWDAELRSIPFFKVITDHKNLEYFYSPRKLTERHVRWSLFLSKFNFSFEYRKGSANTQADALSRRDQDMPQDNSDERIQSRTFQLLKAGHQPKNILAPMINPELIDLWVEARNHDATYQEVVQILEKGEARNLPSPLKLQVSLSECNINHQGYINYRNRTWVPEHEPLRTHLIKQAHDSILTGHPGRNETYALISREYYWPNMSSDIKRYLRNCDVCGRAKAWRDRRNGLLKPLPVPDQPWRDISLDFITDLPESEGCSTLLVITDRLTRGVILEPMSSTTAEDLACVLIRSLIRHHGIPRSMVSDRGSQFISQTWSRICQLLKIKRLLSTAYHPQTDGSTERVNSSVETYLRIYVCHGQDNWHNLLPIAEYVLNTRTSTATGMSPFFLSHGYNPSPFETMADQAATLSQENETRGSPVQIADSVVQKLKEAVQWANVSLSFTQQESERQANRRRSPAPIYKKDDLVWLNLKNMRTDRPCKKLDWKNAKYRVLEVKGTHTVKLDVPKGIHPVFHVDLIRPAGHDKLPSQHQDESLPPAIQIDGEDEYMVESILDKALIRRGRNGSAIRKGRGLKWHYLVKWSGYSNPTWEPVEALEDTVAAETWETKHPVSIEGEMSANKPAIRA; translated from the coding sequence ATGCACTCTGACCCTTTTCTACTAGATGTTATAGTAGGCCAGGTAGGAGTTGCTACCACAATGATAGACACTGGATGCCTTACCTATGGGGCTGTAAGTGAGGTATTTGTGAATAAACATGGGCTACACACACTTCAGATCAACCCTGTGCCTATTAAAGGCATTGGTGGATCAAAATATGTGTCGCGAGTATTACAAACAAGGATTGATGTTGGTACACATACTGAACATGGTGCACACTTTTATGTGATACCAGGGAGCCTGCTAGGAGTAGACCTCATGCTGGGCCTCCCCTGGATAAAACAACATGATGGGCGACTGGAACCGAAACGGGGGAGATTATACCTCCGCTCCACAGGCGCTCGACTGAAGAATACTGTTCTACATAAGCCTAAGAGGCTAGGGATAGTTGAAATCAGTGCAGCTGCAGTACAGTGCCATATCCGCcgacagaagaagaagcctggGACTGCTGCTCAAATATTTAGCGCCACACTGCAGGATATTGATAAGGCACTAAGGATAAAAGAGAAACCTGACCCACAGAAGACACTACCTCCTCAATACCATGAGTTCCTATCTCTGTTTGAACCGAACAATGCCAGTACTCTGCCACCCCACCGAGGACCAGGGATGGATCACAGTATTGAACTCATTAAGCAGCCAGATGGGAAAGATCCGGAAGTCCCATGGGGGCCTCTTTATAACATGTCAAGGGAAGAGCTGATTGTACTTCGGAAGGAACTTACAGAACTACTTGATAAGAACTTTATCCGTGTTAGTAgctcgtctgctgctgcccctgTGTTATTTGTTAAGAAGCCTGGTGGCGGTCTGAGGTTCTGTGTGGATTACCGAGCATTGAACGCCTTGACCAGGAAGGACCGATACCCCCTGCCACTGATCCGTGAGACATTGAACCAAGTTGGACGAGCAAAGTGGTTCACTAAGCTTGATGTATCCGCCGCTTTCCATAAGATTCGAATTACCAAAGGCCAGGAATGGCTGACAGCATTCCGGACACGGTATGGACTGTTTGAATGGCTTGTCACCCCCTTTGGATTGGCCAACGCTCCGAGTACCTtccagaaatatataaactGGGCACTACGGGAGTACCTGGATGAGTTCTGCTCTGCCTATCTTGATGATGTGCTTATCTTTACGGATGGATCATTAGATCAACATCGTAAACATGTCTATAAGACTCTTAACAAGCTACAAGAGGCAGGACTATACCTGGATATCAAGAAATACGAGTTTGAATGTACCAAAACCAAGTACTTAGGGTTCGTGATAGAAGCTGGGAAGGGAGTGGCCATGGACCCTGAGAAGGTTGAAGCTATTCAGGGCTGGGAAGCCCCTACAACAGTCCGTGGAGTCAGGAGCTTCCTGGGATTTGCAAACTTCTATCGACAGTTTATCCCTAAGTTCTCCCAATTAACCAAACCACTCACTGACCTGACACATAAGGGAATGGCTTATCAGTGGACTAAAGAACATCAGCAATGTTTCCAACAACTCAAGGATCTGTTTATACAGGGACCAGTGCTTGCCCCCTTTAATCCAACATATAGAACAGTGGTAGAGACAGACTCGTCAGGTTATTGCTCAGGGGGGACTCTGTCACAATACCATCCTGATGGACAACTCCACCCATGCGCCTACTTCTCAAAGCGTCATGCCCCTGCTGAATGCAATTATGAGATTCATGATAAGGAACTGCTGGCTGTTATCCGCTGCCTAGAGGCATGGGATGCAGAACTCCGGTCTATCCCATTCTTCAAGGTAATCACAGACCACAAGAACCTGGAATACTTCTACTCACCCCGGAAGCTCACTGAAAGACACGTGAGATGGAGCCTGTTCCTGTCTAAATTCAACTTCTCATTTGAATACCGCAAAGGAAGTGCAAACACCCAAGCCGACGCCCTATCAAGAAGAGATCAGGATATGCCACAAGATAACTCTGATGAACGTATCCAATCCCGAACCTTCCAACTGCTAAAGGCTGGACACCAGCCAAAGAATATCTTGGCGCCAATGATAAACCCCGAGTTGATTGACCTATGGGTAGAAGCAAGGAATCATGATGCTACCTACCAGGAAGTAGTACAGATCCTGGAGAAGGGTGAAGCTAGAAACCTTCCATCACCGCTGAAACTACAGGTTTCCCTTAGTGAATGTAATATCAACCACCAAGGCTATATCAACTACCGCAACAGAACCTGGGTACCAGAACATGAACCGCTAAGAACCCATCTTATTAAACAAGCACACGACTCGATACTTACAGGCCACCCTGGGCGGAACGAGACATATGCACTGATCAGCCGTGAATACTATTGGCCAAACATGTCAAGTGATATTAAACGTTACCTCCGGAATTGTGATGTATGTGGACGAGCAAAAGCCTGGAGAGATAGAAGAAATGGGTTACTGAAACCACTACCTGTTCCTGACCAGCCTTGGCGAGACATCTCATTGGATTTCATCACTGATTTACCTGAGAGTGAAGGATGCTCAACCCTCCTAGTAATTACCGACCGACTTACCCGGGGTGTGATCCTGGAACCAATGAGCTCTACCACAGCTGAGGATCTTGCATGTGTGCTTATCCGTTCACTTATTCGACACCATGGAATCCCCCGGTCAATGGTATCAGATCGAGGAAGCCAGTTCATAAGCCAGACTTGGTCACGCATATGTCAGCTACTAAAGATTAAACGACTCCTCTCCACAGCCTATCACCCCCAAACAGATGGATCTACAGAACGCGTTAATAGTAGTGTTGAGACATACCTCAGGATCTATGTGTGTCATGGCCAGGATAACTGGCATAATCTGCTACCTATAGCAGAATATGTCCTGAACACACGCACGTCTACAGCAACTGGAAtgtcccccttcttcttAAGCCATGGGTACAACCCATCACCGTTCGAGACCATGGCAGACCAAGCAGCAACCCTGTCCCAGGAGAATGAAACAAGAGGAAGCCCTGTTCAGATTGCAGATTCCGTTGTACAGAAGTTGAAGGAAGCTGTGCAATGGGCGAACGTATCCCTCTCCTTCACACAACAAGAGTCAGAACGACAAGCTAATAGGAGGCGCTCCCCTGCACCAATATATAAAAAGGATGACCTTGTTTGGCTGAACCTGAAGAATATGCGCACTGACCGGCCATGCAAGAAGTTAGATTGGAAGAACGCCAAGTACCGTGTATTGGAAGTCAAGGGAACTCATACTGTTAAGCTTGATGTTCCTAAAGGAATCCATCCAGTGTTCCATGTTGATCTTATTCGACCAGCAGGGCATGATAAGCTCCCGTCACAGCATCAAGATGAGAGTCTTCCTCCAGCAATCCAGAtagatggtgaggatgagtATATGGTAGAATCAATCTTGGATAAGGCCCTTattcgaagaggaagaaatggatCAGCAATACGGAAGGGAAGGGGCCTGAAGTGGCATTACCTTGTGAAATGGTCGGGATATTCAAACCCGACCTGGGAACCTGTTGAAGCGCTGGAAGACACAGTTGCTGCTGAGACATGGGAGACCAAGCACCCTGTTAGTATAGAGGGAGAGATGTCGGCTAACAAGCCTGCTATAAGGGCATGA